The following coding sequences lie in one Rissa tridactyla isolate bRisTri1 chromosome Z, bRisTri1.patW.cur.20221130, whole genome shotgun sequence genomic window:
- the ATP5ME gene encoding ATP synthase subunit e, mitochondrial has translation MIPPVQVSPLIKFTRYSALLVGMIYGKKRYDYLKPIAEEERRIEAEEKKKREELERIAKELAEASEESILK, from the exons ATGATCCCGCCGGTGCAGGTCTCGCCGCTCATCAAG TTCACCCGGTACTCGGCCCTGCTCGTGGGGATGATCTACGGCAAGAAGCGATACG ACTACCTAAAGCCTATtgctgaagaagagagaagaatagaggctgaagagaaaaagaaacgtGAAGAACTTGAGCGGATTGCAAAAGAGCTTGCAGAAG cAAGTGAAGAGTCCATATTGAAATGA